TCACATAGATAGTAGTATCATGGCTTTTTATACGCAAAAaagtgaataattattttacgcaacGAAACATGCTACTTAAAGGTTAAGTTAAATTTAACCTTAGCGTAACAGTAATTGCTCATTTACGTTATTTAAATTGCGATTTCTTAAGTAATAAAATCAcgtgttatatttttagttattcaATAAATCAGACACTTCCTCTTTCAAAGGTTACTTGTTATTGTTATCTTAGTTATTGTTTCAAGTAATTCACTAAAGTGCAAACTTTATCAAATTCATCAACTATTTTAGTAGGTAAATATAGCCTTTTTTAGTATATACAGTCATCAATAAAAGTAGCTGGACAAATTCTAAACTTCAAAACGCTTTCACATTGAGTTAAAtcgaaatattagtttttcataatctaaaataaagtaaagcttatgatatttattttagtacagACAAAACAATTgtagaaaagaaaagaaaagttttcaggcgattttaaatattgaatttgtttagttacTTTTGTTGCTAACTGTACACATAGATTAACGGAATGTctgaaatatgtaattttaaaacaatattttggtcatataaaaaaaatcacttgaaaaaatacctttttaacTTGAAATTATGAGGCAATATTCCATATCTACAAGCTTACAAAATCAGCCAATTGACTCTAATAAATGCCACTAATTAGATTCTACGATTTATGACACAATCGTCGATGATCCCTATCGTGTTCCTAATAAAGAATCATTTACAATAGCAGACGGATGAGATAACACATCATTTATcgttttattctaatttataagTGGATTTAGTGAAATAAGCTGTAATATGAGAGACGGACTAATTTACAATGTAGTTGAGCCTTTAACACAAAGCTGGACAGCTTGCATAATAGAATCTTCTTTTACAATTTATgacctttttttttggtttcgggGTGacagtcccttattactaccgcccagccttcgtggggggcgactgagcggttatgctggggtaaccgtgccttacggcccgacgttgagccgcccggatgcTGCGACATATTACTACactcttttttatatatgcacagcaaagtgacagTGCACCTcatgtaagtggagtggggttcaataaaagtcgactgacgagagatgattacccctcgacagtcgatacaattatgccggcctgttggaaccggatatacaaaacTCTGTACagaacatataaaatatactattctGCCATTTGCATTCTGCCTGATATGCGCCTTTATCGTGCATATGACGACTTTTATGACTTAGATGTGTGAGACGCACAGTCTATATTAGAGACGGAAGAGCTATTCTATCACACTTGTTAAAGACAAAATTTCCTTGatccaaataaattttcaattcaattttgtgTCACGCGATATAGATATGTAACAAAACAGCTTTACCTTATAAAGCCACATTCAACTTGAGCATAACGGATTACTTAAACATTCCTTTAGGAACCTAAGAATCCTAAAAACAACTCCCTTAGAACTAAAATGGCCTGACTTAATCAGTAACTACTAGTAGAACTTACAACTTGGCGCACTGTTTTACACTGTCTCCGAAGAGCCGTCTCTTGAAGTTGCCGATGAGACAGATACCCTTGTTGACGCCGGCGCCGAAGGTCGACGAGAGGCAGTGCACGATGGCGAACAGAGTACCGATGAGGCTGGGAGCGATGATTGAGGAACAGGAGGCCAGGGAGCGATACACCACGCGGTTGACTGGTTGCAAGCTTCTGTAGTTGTCGCGCCCGCCAACGTCGGCTTTCGTGATCTCTTGGTACTGTTGAAGAAATTTGTTACAATGCAGGCTTACAtaggtattttattaatcattgaAAATGATATGACAGGACGAAAAGATGTTTCACTAGATGGTAAACGAGAAGATTGatcttaaaattcaaataagtcATGGTGCTGTACTTATTAACctatcatttaaaaacattacatattatgGATAAATTTAGTCAGCACTGCTGTGCCCCTAAGTAATATTGGTTTCCTTCCTGCTTACCTGATCGTCGGAGATGGTGATGGGCTTGTCCATGACTATCCAGGTGACGGCCTCCTGGCACAGCGGCGTGGTGAGCGAGCCGTGGTATGTGTAGTACGACTGGGGATCTGGGCTCAGGAGGCGGCTATGGGataaaatacactttaaaacATTGATCAAGAATAAATCGTTTGTGAGTGGAGGGTTCCATACTTCaacattttcaaacataaacacatattttaagCCACTAATTATCTGTCTACAATAtagaacaattaaaataagatcCAATATTCTTGATCATGGTAAAGAGGGAATCcaacttataaaacaatttgGACATAGATAATCTCTAGGGCCTATAAAGCATTTAAGTAAagattagataataaaaaaatatattcgttgtTTACTGCCTTATGATTCACGACGTTACATGGTAgtatatcattaatattgtttCTATCGTTAAGTGGTAAAAATTAagtttgtgtgtttttatatCTTTAGTAACAGCATATTTAGTTACAAATCTGTGCAGTAATTTCGAtctttataatgaaattttgttAAGATAGAAATTTACGAGCATGTCTATAGGATTTATTCTTGAACACGATAAAAAGACTgacaataattgtagatgttgcacctctgcctaagTTCTCGGGGACACCATTTGATCCTACTAAGGATTTTTCACTCTATGAtagtacaattaattttaaagttaaaaacacATAGGTACAAAGTTATGTCCACTTGTATATTGGAGACCTACCGTCTAAAAATTCAATTGTGACTAAAACTTCCTTCAATTACAGACCCTTTGAACGACAACAATTCGTCAAGCCATTGTAAGAACTAATCAGTTTTAGGGCCCTTCAATTAAGGAATTCGATATGCATATAACTAGCAGTAGTTTAACAAGCGTAATAAATTGGCGCAACTAACGAAAGCCGAACTGTCgagatttttttcatattcgACATCCTAAGGATATGTGTCCATTTCTCTTCTTAAGAGTCAGTGAAACAGCTATGATGAAAAGGTACCTTATGTGCTTCTTCAGGAAAATATCAAGGACGGTTTTAACTATAACTTAAAACAGTAAcctaaatattatcttaaaccAGGACTTATATgcaaataccaaatttcatgcaaatacATCTGACAGTTGCATGTTTGTTTAAGAAAAATCCAAACGTTGGAAACAAAAAATTCAGattcataaatataagaaatggcACCTTTTAGAAAAAGCCGTACAATAATCTGTTAATAGATTCTGAAAAAATCAATCACACagagacagcttttggggactttgttatgtaataatatgtatagatatatataaactcccatatcaattataatataaaaaaaactaaatatatttcattttccaGGTACGACGGAGCTTACTTCCTTATTTGCTTCTGctttaaaatatcaaagattCCACTCACGTGAGGTCAATACTGGTGGGTTCAGCCATCCTCGCTTGCGGGTCGATGAGTCCAGGCACCGCTGGCATGATCTCTTCTAAAGCATGTTCGCTTTCTTCATTTTTAGAGTAGATCTAAACAATGATAggttatataggtatatagcAATTAATGATATGTGCAGTTTTGAAGTCAGCGGTTTTTTTCTATTGAAATTGAATGATCAGACGAGCATGTTGCTCGTCAGATGGTAAGTTAtatgaccgcctataaacagtagcaatgctatccataattttaaattataaagttgggtgtggtattccaatgcgctcgaatatattttagtatcgtTCCTATACTTATCAATAGTAAGTGAAGAACTTATATTTCCTGTGGCACTATGATTATTAATGGGCAATGATAATCCCTCACCAACATTACAT
This genomic stretch from Manduca sexta isolate Smith_Timp_Sample1 chromosome 21, JHU_Msex_v1.0, whole genome shotgun sequence harbors:
- the LOC115442249 gene encoding carbonic anhydrase yields the protein MKMKVFLAVLLICLADVSSQLEWSYSYQTQWPGACKTGKQQSPINIMSRQAVFDKEEGHIHGPLVLRGYRDVTVTSVNNGHTLRWDAVPDLVAPVMSGGPLSGNYTFMQFHLHWLSEHAIDGMKYPLEIHMVHMKTGLTVDEAVLRPDGLAVIGVMCEIYSKNEESEHALEEIMPAVPGLIDPQARMAEPTSIDLTRLLSPDPQSYYTYHGSLTTPLCQEAVTWIVMDKPITISDDQYQEITKADVGGRDNYRSLQPVNRVVYRSLASCSSIIAPSLIGTLFAIVHCLSSTFGAGVNKGICLIGNFKRRLFGDSVKQCAKL